The genomic segment gttaaaaaataaactaatcaCCTTCTCCTCCAATACCAGGTTGCTTGAAAATGTAccttagtttaaaaaaagaactagtTATCTCCTGtcgataatatttaaaaaaaaaattataattttaatcacATGCTCTGGGCGATAGCAGGATCTTTGAATCCGATATCCCTTAGTGTATTCTTCACTTGAGTACTGAAAGTAACCCGTTTGAAATCTGGATCAAGCCAATGCAATGCCTTTAAAGAGTAAGAAATTTGTTGCCATTTTCATAGTTGAAAAATTCGAATGAATATTGATTACGTACGTGACCAATTTTGTTAAGACAACGTTGTTTGTCGACGATCAATTCCCCCTTTTCGTTTAATGCCCCCTCTTCAAAAAAGTAGCGAATCTTGTCACCGCTTTCCATAAAGTAAGTATCACGAGCCTGCAGGTTTAACAAGCACGACATCAAAAGCGTTTGATTAAATGATGCTATTGCAGCCGacgttttaattaaaacacCTGCTTAGGGGTGTCGGTGGTAGTAAAAACACTTCTGTGCTGATCTGGTTGAAAATCATCTATAATGTTTGCTATGGCCTTCTTCAAGGAAGCCACATCTTCGTCGCCCAGGAAATTGTTGACCACCAGGTATCCATCGTTGTGAAACTACGCAATAATtgtaaacagaaattttttaaattctccaGGCCTGTAATTTGCTATTCAAATGTTATGCTGTACTTTTTCCACTTGATCCTGGCTGAGAAATCccatttttcccgctttaaTCGCACTTGTAGTAACAGGACGAGATGCACAACTATTCCCGACTATTCTCTCGATCTACCAAAGTGAATACATCAAACGCTGATCGAAACTTCAAAATGGTAAGTCACGTCTTCCCCAACTGTGTAGAGACTGAAAGAAACATTAGCATAGTCTGCTGTGCTGTTAGATAAATAAGCGCGGATAAGGCAACAAATGCCGAGGGCAAAGACTAGggtctgttgtttttttagttttcaccCATTCTTATCGTTTCAGTAAATCAGTTCCTTCTCTTGGCAATAACCTTCATCCAATCTACTGATTTATTCGTAGCTTTGGGCATTTTAAGTtggttatttctttctttttttaacattaaccgattttgaaaaattccgccaataatagaatttattttacggaccattttattttagtgaaattgaaacttatatttcatatttgttATTATGTATTCAATGTACACGGAAACACTAAATGAATTTAagcatttttattgatttattcaagttcaaaagctatttttaaatatttacaaaattcaaattagcaTAAGGTCAATCGCAAACACGTAAACAACTTTATTGCGTTTTTCCTTGCTAGTTCTACCTTGGCCAGATTCGTGAAATATTACATTACAATACTTTACGCATGCAATTGGGGTAGGCCTTattcataatatttttttggtgaAAGAGGTTTCAACTGTGTGCAcatcatgaaatgaatatgaattaatcatgtgtttgaaacttagatAAGGTTGCAGaggaacattaaaaaaaaaaagccggcTGTCCTTCAAATGGTTCGAAAgggaagatttattcattcactgaagaaacgagtcaaattaCTCAAAAGTCAATTGGGAAAAAGTGAGTAAAGTTTAAGCTAggtaaccatttggtattcattttgataatgtAATAATGTATTGTttacccatccccagcaacgccaacctacagaaagaaaaaggccagtttgcatatCTTTCAtaatcgaaggtcacggagattaTTAcgaaaacgtgtcatgcagtggtgtagaggttgg from the Daphnia pulex isolate KAP4 chromosome 1, ASM2113471v1 genome contains:
- the LOC124195045 gene encoding phytanoyl-CoA dioxygenase domain-containing protein 1-like; this translates as MGFLSQDQVEKFHNDGYLVVNNFLGDEDVASLKKAIANIIDDFQPDQHRSVFTTTDTPKQARDTYFMESGDKIRYFFEEGALNEKGELIVDKQRCLNKIGHALHWLDPDFKRVTFSTQVKNTLRDIGFKDPAIAQSMYIFKQPGIGGEVSPHQDSTFLQTEPMKIVGMWFALEDVTLENGCLWFIPGSHKEGISRRFIRNPDQSSPNLTIYTDPNPDYDETKFIPGPVPKGSMVLIHGEIVHKSERNLSSNSRQIYTFHAIERENTVYSPDNWLQPTDNLPFPGVFEN